CACCATTCACGAATATGCGCCCCTGATGGACTCTTCCGATATGACGCCGCAGGACTGGCAGCATATCGCCGAAGATATCAAAGCCCATTACGATGAATATGACGGCTTTGTGATCCTGCATGGCACCGATACGATGGCGTTCACGGCGTCGGCGCTCTCGTTTATGCTGGAGAATCTCAGCAAGCCGGTTATCGTCACCGGCTCGCAGATCCCGCTCGCTGAGCTGCGCTCCGACGGGCAGACCAACCTGCTGAACTCCCTCTACGTGGCGGCGAACTACCCGATTAGCGAAGTGACGCTGTTCTTCAACAACCGGCTCTATCGCGGCAACCGCACCACCAAAGCCCACGCTGACGGTTTCGACGCGTTTGCCTCCCCTAACCTGCCGCCGCTGCTGGAAGCGGGCATTCATATTCGTCGCCTGAATACGCCACCTGCCCCACACGGCCACGGCGAACTGTGCGTGCACCCGATCACCCCGCAGCCTATCGGCGTGGTGACGATCTATCCGGGCATTTCCGCTGACGTGGTGCGTAACTTCTTACGCCAGCCGGTGCGGGCGCTGATCCTGCGCTCTTACGGTGTCGGCAACGCGCCGCAGCACGGCGAGTTCCTCAAAGAGTTGCAGGAAGCGTGCTCGCGCGGGATTGTGGTGGTTAACCTGACGCAGTGTATGTCCGGCAAAGTGAACATGGGCGGCTATGCTACCGGCAACGCGCTGGCCCATGCGGGCGTCATCAGCGGCTTCGACATGACGGTCGAGGCGACGCTCACCAAACTGCACTATCTGTTAAGCCAGGGGCTGGAGCCGCAGGCAATTCGCGAAGCGATGATGCGTAACCTGCGCGGCGAGCTGACCCCGGACGATTAAAAGGAGCATGGTATGAATTCACGCGCCCTGCTGCTGGTGGATCTGCAAAACGATTTTTGCGCCGGCGGCGCGCTGGCGGTCGCGGAAGGCGACAGCACGGTGGATATCGCGAACGCGATGATTGAATGGTGTCAGAGCCGCGGCGAGCCGGTGGTGGCAAGCCAGGACTGGCACCCGGCGAACCACGGCAGTTTTGCTTCCGTTCAGCACGCCGAGCCGTTCACGCAAGGCACGCTCGACGGCCTGCCGCAGACCTGGTGGCCGGATCACTGCATTCAGGAGAGCGACGGCGCGGCACTCCATCCGCTGCTGAACCAGAAGGCCATTGAACAGCGCTTTTACAAAGGCGAGAACCCGGCGATTGACAGCTACAGCGCGTTTTTCGATAACGGACACCGTCAGAAAACCGCGCTCGACGCCTGGCTGCGTGAGCATGGCGTAAGCGAGTTGATCGTTATGGGGCTTGCGACCGACTACTGCGTCAAATACACGGTGCTCGACGCGCTAAGGCTGGGGTATACGGTGAATGTGATCACCGACGGCTGCCGTGGCGTTAACCTGACGCCGCAGGCGAGTATGCTGGCGTTTCAGGAGATGGCGGCGAGCGGCGCCACGCTTTATACGCTCGACGACTGGCGTGAAACGCAGGCATAAACCGCATCAGTCATCCGTTGCTTCATGAAAAAAGGCCGCTGAGCAATCCGCGGCCTTTTTTATAGCTTCAGCACATTTCAGCTTACTCTGGCTTGAGCGTGGCGATGGGCTGCTGATTGATGCCAAATTCCGCCTTCAGCTGCTGCTTGCTTTTCATCACCAGCTGGCCGTCAGTGCCGATCGTCATATGCTGCGGATTGGTGTTGTGGCGCATCTGCCAGAGCATCACCAGTTGCAGGCTGTTTTCTTTCTGCTCGGGCGTGAGCGCCACGCCATCGGGCCATTTTCCGAGTTCTACGGCGGTCGCGAGACGCTCGTAAACCTCCGGCGTCATGCTGCTAATCAGGTCTTCCAGGTTCATAAAAACGCGCTCCAGTGGAATAATTTGCTGAATCGA
The genomic region above belongs to Cronobacter malonaticus LMG 23826 and contains:
- a CDS encoding YeaC family protein; its protein translation is MNLEDLISSMTPEVYERLATAVELGKWPDGVALTPEQKENSLQLVMLWQMRHNTNPQHMTIGTDGQLVMKSKQQLKAEFGINQQPIATLKPE
- the ansA gene encoding asparaginase, whose protein sequence is MQKKSIYVAYTGGTIGMQRSEHGYIPVSGHLQQQLAQMPEFHRPEMPDFTIHEYAPLMDSSDMTPQDWQHIAEDIKAHYDEYDGFVILHGTDTMAFTASALSFMLENLSKPVIVTGSQIPLAELRSDGQTNLLNSLYVAANYPISEVTLFFNNRLYRGNRTTKAHADGFDAFASPNLPPLLEAGIHIRRLNTPPAPHGHGELCVHPITPQPIGVVTIYPGISADVVRNFLRQPVRALILRSYGVGNAPQHGEFLKELQEACSRGIVVVNLTQCMSGKVNMGGYATGNALAHAGVISGFDMTVEATLTKLHYLLSQGLEPQAIREAMMRNLRGELTPDD
- the pncA gene encoding bifunctional nicotinamidase/pyrazinamidase yields the protein MNSRALLLVDLQNDFCAGGALAVAEGDSTVDIANAMIEWCQSRGEPVVASQDWHPANHGSFASVQHAEPFTQGTLDGLPQTWWPDHCIQESDGAALHPLLNQKAIEQRFYKGENPAIDSYSAFFDNGHRQKTALDAWLREHGVSELIVMGLATDYCVKYTVLDALRLGYTVNVITDGCRGVNLTPQASMLAFQEMAASGATLYTLDDWRETQA